The following coding sequences lie in one Rickettsiella endosymbiont of Rhagonycha lignosa genomic window:
- a CDS encoding ribose-phosphate pyrophosphokinase: MMLFTGNANRTLAEKVAKHLGKELGKATVGQFSDGEIMVEILENVRGQDVFIMQPTCPPVNTNLMELIIMADALRRASAKRITAVVPYFGYGRQDRRIRSSRVPITARVVADMMTAVGISRLLTVDLHADQIQGFFDIPVDNVYATPEILKDMESQKLYKSNEQLIVVSPDVGGVVRARAIAKRFNDADIAIIDKRRTGPNKTEVMHIIGEVKDRNCLLVDDIVDTGGTLCLAAQALKENGAHLIMAYCTHPVLSGNAIETIQNSIINELVVTDTVPLSDEAKHCKKIRQLSLSDMLAKTICRINSEESVSSMFVD, translated from the coding sequence ATGATGCTCTTTACTGGTAACGCTAATCGAACTTTAGCTGAAAAAGTAGCTAAACATTTAGGCAAAGAATTAGGTAAAGCCACCGTCGGTCAATTTAGTGACGGTGAAATCATGGTAGAAATTTTAGAAAATGTCAGAGGACAAGACGTCTTTATTATGCAACCGACCTGTCCGCCGGTTAACACCAATTTAATGGAACTCATCATCATGGCCGATGCCTTACGTCGCGCATCGGCGAAACGTATCACGGCGGTCGTTCCTTATTTTGGCTACGGCCGTCAAGATCGACGTATTCGCTCCTCACGTGTTCCGATTACTGCACGCGTCGTTGCGGATATGATGACTGCTGTAGGTATCAGTCGTTTACTCACGGTGGATCTGCATGCTGATCAAATCCAAGGATTTTTTGATATTCCCGTGGACAATGTGTATGCCACACCAGAAATCTTAAAAGATATGGAAAGCCAAAAGCTTTACAAAAGCAATGAGCAATTAATTGTTGTATCACCGGATGTAGGTGGCGTGGTTAGAGCGCGTGCGATTGCTAAACGTTTCAATGATGCCGATATCGCTATCATCGATAAACGCCGTACCGGTCCAAATAAAACTGAAGTTATGCATATTATCGGTGAAGTGAAAGATCGCAATTGCTTATTAGTCGATGATATCGTCGACACAGGTGGCACTTTATGCTTGGCCGCGCAAGCTTTAAAAGAAAATGGTGCTCATTTAATCATGGCATATTGTACACATCCGGTTCTATCAGGGAATGCTATAGAGACTATTCAAAATTCAATTATCAATGAACTCGTTGTCACCGATACGGTTCCGTTAAGTGATGAAGCAAAGCATTGCAAAAAGATCCGTCAATTGAGTTTGAGTGATATGTTAGCGAAAACAATTTGCCGAATTAATTCGGAAGAATCGGTCAGTTCAATGTTTGTTGATTAA
- the ispE gene encoding 4-(cytidine 5'-diphospho)-2-C-methyl-D-erythritol kinase: MYYWPAPAKLNLFLHLTGRRPDHYHELQTVFQLIDYCDELSFTQRADPQINCTCVSLLNPVTAAVIPDEDNLAIKAARLLQDRNKNLPGVDILIKKRIPIGGGLGGGSSNAATTLVVLNHLWKMNLPLDELLNLGATLGADVPIFIQGESSWAEGIGEKLHPIPLPEKWFVVMIPPLTISTAKLFSHPRLTYNTTPIKIQTFLSGSLNTHNDFEHIVRQDYPVIAEGLDFLNHYAPARLSGTGACIFATLSTKVAAETLLEKIKAPYQGFVCKGLTTSPLQQIMKNWGVAKW; this comes from the coding sequence ATGTACTATTGGCCCGCCCCTGCAAAATTAAATCTTTTTTTACATCTTACCGGTCGCAGACCCGATCACTATCATGAACTACAAACTGTTTTTCAACTGATTGATTACTGCGATGAATTAAGTTTTACGCAACGCGCCGATCCACAAATTAATTGCACCTGTGTATCATTACTTAACCCCGTCACTGCAGCAGTCATTCCCGATGAAGATAATTTAGCCATTAAAGCAGCACGCTTATTACAAGATAGAAATAAAAATTTACCCGGCGTTGATATACTTATCAAAAAACGTATTCCGATCGGCGGCGGTTTAGGTGGCGGTAGTTCCAACGCGGCAACGACACTCGTCGTGTTAAATCACTTATGGAAAATGAATTTACCTTTAGACGAATTATTAAATTTAGGTGCTACACTCGGCGCCGATGTACCAATATTTATTCAGGGTGAAAGCAGTTGGGCTGAAGGGATAGGCGAAAAACTACACCCAATACCGTTACCTGAAAAATGGTTTGTGGTAATGATTCCACCCTTAACTATTTCGACTGCAAAACTTTTTTCACATCCCCGATTGACATACAACACGACACCCATCAAAATACAAACCTTTTTAAGCGGATCATTAAATACACATAATGATTTTGAACACATCGTTAGGCAGGATTATCCAGTGATTGCAGAAGGCTTAGACTTCTTAAATCATTATGCCCCTGCTCGCTTATCAGGGACCGGCGCGTGTATTTTTGCTACACTCAGTACAAAAGTAGCCGCTGAAACACTACTAGAAAAAATTAAAGCGCCTTATCAAGGCTTTGTGTGTAAAGGGTTAACCACTTCACCTTTACAACAAATAATGAAAAATTGGGGTGTCGCCAAGTGGTAA
- the lolB gene encoding lipoprotein insertase outer membrane protein LolB, which produces MKKISVIILAVFLSSCVSFTQTPTPLPKPKIVNHYLPWAQRKAQLNAIQNFRVNGNLAIHETTGHGVNASFSWEQNYPNYQLNFFGPLGTQSAVLTGNPKRVSLTTHQQTYHAQNPEKLLHDQLGLNLPVSQFYYWLRGLPAPQSRYTTNLDAYNHIMQLRQSGWRVVYQHFTNIGKIDLPDRIQLSNCQWQVRIKLTQWDIK; this is translated from the coding sequence ATGAAAAAGATTAGTGTCATTATTTTAGCGGTATTTTTGAGCAGTTGTGTGAGCTTTACACAAACCCCTACACCACTCCCTAAGCCCAAAATAGTTAATCACTATCTTCCCTGGGCGCAACGAAAAGCACAACTGAACGCTATACAAAATTTTCGTGTTAATGGGAACCTAGCCATCCATGAAACAACTGGTCACGGTGTCAATGCTTCATTCAGTTGGGAACAGAACTATCCTAATTATCAACTCAACTTTTTTGGTCCCTTAGGCACACAAAGTGCTGTGCTCACTGGCAACCCTAAGCGAGTCAGTTTAACTACGCATCAACAAACTTATCATGCACAAAATCCAGAAAAACTTTTACACGATCAATTAGGTTTAAATTTACCGGTATCACAATTCTATTATTGGTTACGCGGCCTACCCGCTCCTCAATCACGTTATACCACTAATCTAGATGCTTATAACCATATCATGCAACTACGTCAATCCGGTTGGCGCGTTGTTTATCAACATTTTACTAACATCGGAAAAATTGATTTACCCGATCGTATTCAGCTATCCAACTGCCAATGGCAAGTTCGAATTAAACTTACCCAGTGGGACATTAAATAA
- a CDS encoding 16S rRNA (uracil(1498)-N(3))-methyltransferase, which produces MRLTRIYQPQASHTGQIVSLSKEAAGHLIRVLRLQVDDEFIVFNGKAGEFPAKIVEITKNTVTAKLGKFDEVNRESPLQITLAQAVLRSEKMDYMLQKAVELGVTRFVPLLTAHSTLKLAPERWQKRCLHWQGVMLAASEQSGRTRLPKLENPMTFDVATTSIKADQRIILHPCAKENINSLSCCQSVALLVGPEGGWSENELKCAHVADYSSMQVGPRVLRAETAGLAAVSILQSLYGDL; this is translated from the coding sequence ATGCGTCTAACTCGTATCTATCAACCACAAGCTTCACACACTGGGCAAATTGTAAGCTTATCTAAGGAGGCTGCAGGGCATTTAATTCGTGTATTGCGTCTACAAGTCGATGATGAGTTTATTGTATTTAATGGCAAAGCGGGAGAATTTCCTGCCAAAATTGTTGAAATAACTAAAAATACGGTTACCGCAAAGCTCGGTAAATTTGATGAGGTGAATCGTGAATCGCCTCTGCAAATTACTTTAGCGCAAGCAGTATTGCGATCAGAAAAAATGGATTATATGCTGCAAAAAGCCGTGGAATTGGGTGTTACACGTTTTGTGCCTTTGCTTACCGCACACAGTACACTTAAATTAGCACCTGAACGTTGGCAGAAGCGTTGTTTACATTGGCAAGGTGTGATGCTTGCCGCCAGCGAACAATCAGGAAGAACACGTTTGCCGAAATTAGAAAACCCTATGACCTTCGATGTCGCTACGACTTCGATAAAAGCAGATCAGCGCATAATTTTACACCCTTGTGCTAAGGAAAATATCAATTCTTTATCGTGTTGCCAGAGTGTTGCGCTATTAGTGGGTCCTGAAGGTGGCTGGTCAGAAAATGAGTTGAAGTGTGCTCATGTCGCAGATTATAGTTCTATGCAAGTAGGACCGCGCGTCTTGAGAGCAGAAACAGCCGGTTTAGCGGCTGTCAGTATATTACAAAGTTTATATGGTGATTTGTAA
- a CDS encoding Rrf2 family transcriptional regulator, with translation MQLTLYSDYSLRVLLYLSQTPKKIATILEIANFYKISKNHLVKVAHRLAQLGFIKTQQGHGGGLQLVYASLELTVAEIIKKTETNFHLVECFNKEKNNCIISPHCIIQKILFQAMQAFFTILENYRLKDLSNSLLTQQINLFLDSTHRA, from the coding sequence ATGCAATTAACACTTTATTCAGATTATTCTTTACGGGTTTTATTATATTTAAGCCAAACCCCTAAAAAAATCGCAACAATTCTTGAGATTGCTAATTTTTATAAAATTTCTAAAAATCATCTCGTCAAAGTTGCCCACCGCCTCGCACAATTAGGTTTTATTAAAACCCAGCAAGGCCATGGCGGTGGATTACAATTAGTTTATGCTTCTCTTGAACTCACAGTGGCTGAAATCATAAAAAAAACTGAAACTAATTTTCACTTAGTAGAGTGTTTTAATAAAGAAAAGAATAATTGCATCATTAGCCCACATTGCATTATTCAAAAAATTTTATTTCAAGCCATGCAGGCTTTCTTTACCATATTGGAAAATTATAGATTAAAAGATCTGAGTAATTCTCTTTTAACTCAACAAATAAATCTTTTTTTAGACTCTACGCATCGAGCTTGA
- a CDS encoding cytochrome ubiquinol oxidase subunit I, with protein sequence MIHLDPLFLSRLQFAWVIAFHILLPAFTIGLASFIAVLEGMNFFTHRGIYLRLSSFWTKIFAISFGMGVVSGIVMPFQFGTNWSRFSDATANVLSPLLAYEGLTAFFLEASFLGVLLFGRKLVPRWAHFFSALMVAFGTLLSAFWILVTNSWMQTPAGYKLINGRFFPSDWLAIIFNPSFPYRFAHTVVGFYITTGFVVIAVGAYFIRQQRFAEEGRKMFSMTTALLTVLVPLQIVLGDLHGLNTLKYQPAKLAAIEAHWSPEKRAPLILFAIPDEKKQMNHDVLEIPLLGSIILTHHINGLVPGLKQFPVENRAPVAIPFFSFRIMVGLGTIMLLFILVSLLLRFKHRLFDTGWFLKSSQYIAPIGFLTILAGWVTTEVGRQPWTVYGLLRTSHSVSPSLTGVDVLLSLFGYMLVYLIIFPVGIFLMTRVARKGFIEEPSAPIAGQQPSHPILSPPEFSNDK encoded by the coding sequence ATGATACATCTTGATCCGCTTTTTTTGTCACGTTTACAATTTGCCTGGGTAATTGCTTTCCATATCTTGCTGCCCGCGTTTACGATTGGATTGGCATCTTTTATTGCTGTGTTAGAAGGAATGAATTTTTTCACGCATCGTGGCATTTATTTGCGTCTTTCTAGCTTTTGGACAAAAATATTTGCGATTTCGTTTGGAATGGGAGTGGTGTCAGGGATCGTCATGCCCTTTCAGTTTGGAACGAACTGGAGTCGTTTTTCGGATGCAACGGCTAATGTTTTATCTCCCTTATTAGCTTACGAAGGCTTAACTGCTTTTTTCTTAGAAGCGTCTTTTCTTGGTGTATTATTGTTTGGTCGTAAACTTGTGCCACGTTGGGCGCATTTCTTTTCTGCGTTAATGGTGGCTTTTGGAACTTTGTTATCCGCTTTTTGGATTTTAGTGACGAATAGTTGGATGCAAACACCTGCTGGCTATAAATTAATCAATGGTCGCTTTTTTCCCAGCGATTGGTTAGCAATTATCTTTAATCCTTCTTTTCCTTATCGTTTTGCACATACCGTGGTCGGTTTTTATATTACGACAGGTTTTGTGGTTATTGCGGTGGGTGCATATTTTATTCGTCAGCAGCGATTTGCAGAAGAAGGTCGAAAAATGTTTTCCATGACCACCGCGCTTTTAACCGTTTTGGTTCCATTGCAAATTGTTTTGGGTGATTTACATGGCCTTAACACATTAAAGTATCAGCCGGCTAAATTAGCCGCTATTGAAGCACATTGGTCGCCTGAAAAACGCGCACCGCTTATCTTGTTTGCTATTCCCGATGAAAAAAAACAAATGAATCATGATGTGTTAGAAATACCTCTTTTAGGTAGTATTATTCTAACCCATCATATTAATGGGCTTGTTCCTGGGTTAAAACAATTTCCTGTTGAGAATCGTGCTCCCGTCGCTATTCCGTTTTTCTCTTTTCGCATTATGGTGGGCTTGGGTACGATTATGTTATTGTTCATTTTAGTGAGTTTATTGTTGCGATTTAAACATCGGCTATTTGATACGGGTTGGTTTTTGAAATCTTCTCAATACATTGCACCGATTGGTTTTCTAACGATATTAGCCGGTTGGGTTACCACAGAAGTAGGGCGCCAACCTTGGACGGTCTATGGTTTGTTAAGGACCTCCCATTCTGTCAGTCCTTCATTAACAGGCGTGGATGTTTTACTTTCTTTATTCGGTTATATGTTGGTTTATTTAATTATCTTCCCTGTAGGTATCTTTTTAATGACCAGGGTTGCCCGGAAAGGGTTTATTGAAGAACCCAGCGCACCTATTGCTGGACAACAGCCAAGCCACCCTATTTTATCTCCGCCGGAGTTTTCAAATGACAAATAA
- the cydB gene encoding cytochrome d ubiquinol oxidase subunit II — protein sequence MTNNLILLWTLILGIGVFFYVLLDGFDLGVGILYAFAPHREARKLIMNSIAPVWDGNETWLILGVVGLLAAFPLAFAIIFPAVYFPVLIMLLALIFRGVAFEFHFGETAHVTLWDRGFSFGSLIATFAQGIILGAFIQGFAVKGRLFVGSSWDCFTPFSLFTGLALVFGYALLGACWLILKTEGELQMSARRQGRVCLIAVLLAMVIISVWTPFLDDTIRQRWFSWPNLLYFSPIPLLTGVVALAEWRLLKKSKDIMPFLGALSLFLLAYLGLTVSLFPMIVPHHFTLWQAASSPETQLFLAIGTLFLLPIILIYTAWSYWVFWGKVRSDIGY from the coding sequence ATGACAAATAATTTAATTTTGCTATGGACATTGATATTGGGTATCGGCGTTTTTTTCTATGTTTTGCTTGATGGGTTTGATCTCGGTGTGGGTATTCTTTATGCATTTGCACCTCATCGCGAAGCACGTAAATTAATTATGAATTCAATTGCCCCTGTTTGGGATGGTAATGAAACTTGGCTAATTCTAGGAGTGGTGGGATTGTTGGCGGCATTTCCATTGGCTTTTGCTATCATTTTCCCGGCTGTTTATTTTCCAGTGCTGATTATGCTATTGGCTTTGATATTTCGAGGCGTGGCGTTTGAGTTTCATTTTGGAGAAACTGCACATGTCACACTGTGGGATCGCGGCTTTAGTTTCGGATCGTTAATTGCTACGTTTGCTCAGGGAATTATTTTGGGTGCTTTTATTCAAGGATTTGCAGTTAAAGGTAGGTTATTTGTAGGTAGTTCTTGGGATTGTTTTACACCGTTTTCATTATTCACAGGTTTAGCATTGGTTTTTGGATATGCGTTATTGGGCGCGTGTTGGCTTATTTTAAAAACGGAAGGTGAATTGCAAATGTCGGCACGTCGTCAAGGCCGTGTATGTCTAATTGCTGTACTCCTTGCAATGGTCATTATTTCTGTATGGACGCCATTTTTGGATGACACTATCCGGCAACGTTGGTTTAGTTGGCCGAATCTGCTTTATTTTTCACCTATCCCCTTACTTACTGGCGTGGTAGCGCTAGCAGAATGGCGTCTACTTAAAAAATCCAAGGATATTATGCCTTTTTTGGGAGCACTTAGCTTGTTTTTGCTAGCCTATCTGGGATTGACGGTGAGTTTATTTCCTATGATTGTACCTCATCATTTTACACTTTGGCAGGCTGCTTCTTCTCCAGAAACGCAACTCTTTTTAGCGATTGGTACATTGTTTTTATTGCCGATAATCTTGATTTATACAGCTTGGTCTTATTGGGTATTTTGGGGAAAAGTCCGGAGTGATATAGGTTATTGA